Proteins found in one Ovis canadensis isolate MfBH-ARS-UI-01 breed Bighorn chromosome 20, ARS-UI_OviCan_v2, whole genome shotgun sequence genomic segment:
- the TAF8 gene encoding transcription initiation factor TFIID subunit 8 isoform X3 — MADAAATAGAAGSGTRSGSKQSTNPADNYHLARRRTLQVVVSSLLTEAGFESAEKASVETLTEMLQSYISEIGRSAKSYCEHTARTQPTLSDIVVTLVEMGFNVDTLPAYAKRSQRMVITAPPVTNQPVTPKALTAGQNRPHPPHIPSHFPEFPDPHTYIKTPTYREPVSDYQVLREKAASQRRDVERALTRFMAKTGETQSLFKDDVSTFPLIAARPFTIPYLTALLPSELEMQQMEETDSSEQDEQTDTENLPLHISPN; from the exons ATGGCCGACGCGGCGGCCACTGCCGGGGCTGCGGGCTCCGGAACG AGATCAGGAAGTAAACAGTCCACTAACCCTGCTGATAACTACCATCTGGCCCGGAGGCGAACCCTGCAAGTGGTTGTGAGCTCCCTGCTGACAGAGGCAGGGTTTGAGAGTGCTGAGAAAGCATCTgtggaaacattgacagagaTGCTGCAGAGCT ACATTTCAGAAATTGGAAGGAGTGCCAAGTCTTACTGTGAGCACACAGCCAGGACCCAGCCCACACTGTCAGATATTGTGGTCACCCTTGTCGAGATGG GTTTCAATGTGGACACTCTCCCTGCATATGCAAAACGGTCTCAGAGGATGGTCATCACTGCCC CTCCGGTGACCAATCAGCCGGTGACCCCCAAGGCCCTCACTGCAGGACAGAACCGACCCCACCCGCCACACATCCCCAGCCATTTCCCTGAGTTTCCTGACCCCCACACCTACATCAAAACTCCG ACGTACCGCGAGCCCGTGTCAGACTACCAGGTCCTGCGGGAGAAGGCTGCGTCCCAGAGACGCGATGTGGAGCGGGCACTCACCCGTTTCATGGCCAAGACAGGCGAGACCCAGAGTCTTTTCAAAGATGACGTCAGCACGTTTCCAC TGATCGCTGCCAGGCCTTTCACCATTCCCTACCTGACGGCTCTTCTTCCGTCCGAGCTGGAGATGCAGCAGATGGAGGAGACGGATTCCTCAGAGCAGGACGAGCAGACGGACACAGAGAACCTTCCTCTTCACATCAGCCCG AATTAG
- the TAF8 gene encoding transcription initiation factor TFIID subunit 8 isoform X1: MADAAATAGAAGSGTRSGSKQSTNPADNYHLARRRTLQVVVSSLLTEAGFESAEKASVETLTEMLQSYISEIGRSAKSYCEHTARTQPTLSDIVVTLVEMGFNVDTLPAYAKRSQRMVITAPPVTNQPVTPKALTAGQNRPHPPHIPSHFPEFPDPHTYIKTPTYREPVSDYQVLREKAASQRRDVERALTRFMAKTGETQSLFKDDVSTFPLIAARPFTIPYLTALLPSELEMQQMEETDSSEQDEQTDTENLPLHISPDDSGAEKENTSVLQQNPSLSGSRNGEESIIDNPYLRPVKKPKIRRKKSLS; this comes from the exons ATGGCCGACGCGGCGGCCACTGCCGGGGCTGCGGGCTCCGGAACG AGATCAGGAAGTAAACAGTCCACTAACCCTGCTGATAACTACCATCTGGCCCGGAGGCGAACCCTGCAAGTGGTTGTGAGCTCCCTGCTGACAGAGGCAGGGTTTGAGAGTGCTGAGAAAGCATCTgtggaaacattgacagagaTGCTGCAGAGCT ACATTTCAGAAATTGGAAGGAGTGCCAAGTCTTACTGTGAGCACACAGCCAGGACCCAGCCCACACTGTCAGATATTGTGGTCACCCTTGTCGAGATGG GTTTCAATGTGGACACTCTCCCTGCATATGCAAAACGGTCTCAGAGGATGGTCATCACTGCCC CTCCGGTGACCAATCAGCCGGTGACCCCCAAGGCCCTCACTGCAGGACAGAACCGACCCCACCCGCCACACATCCCCAGCCATTTCCCTGAGTTTCCTGACCCCCACACCTACATCAAAACTCCG ACGTACCGCGAGCCCGTGTCAGACTACCAGGTCCTGCGGGAGAAGGCTGCGTCCCAGAGACGCGATGTGGAGCGGGCACTCACCCGTTTCATGGCCAAGACAGGCGAGACCCAGAGTCTTTTCAAAGATGACGTCAGCACGTTTCCAC TGATCGCTGCCAGGCCTTTCACCATTCCCTACCTGACGGCTCTTCTTCCGTCCGAGCTGGAGATGCAGCAGATGGAGGAGACGGATTCCTCAGAGCAGGACGAGCAGACGGACACAGAGAACCTTCCTCTTCACATCAGCCCG GATGATTCTGGAGCCGAGAAGGAGAACACCTCTGTTCTGCAGCAGAACCCCTCCTTGTCGGGGAGCCGAAACGGGGAGGAGAGTATCATTGATAACCCCTATCTGCGGCCTGTGAAGAAACCCAAGATCCGCAGGAAGAA GTCCCTCTCCTGA
- the TAF8 gene encoding transcription initiation factor TFIID subunit 8 isoform X2, with the protein MADAAATAGAAGSGTRSGSKQSTNPADNYHLARRRTLQVVVSSLLTEAGFESAEKASVETLTEMLQSYISEIGRSAKSYCEHTARTQPTLSDIVVTLVEMGFNVDTLPAYAKRSQRMVITAPPVTNQPVTPKALTAGQNRPHPPHIPSHFPEFPDPHTYIKTPTYREPVSDYQVLREKAASQRRDVERALTRFMAKTGETQSLFKDDVSTFPLIAARPFTIPYLTALLPSELEMQQMEETDSSEQDEQTDTENLPLHISPAHDSAPQRHCYHCVPCGSTRVHTHTVPGSWK; encoded by the exons ATGGCCGACGCGGCGGCCACTGCCGGGGCTGCGGGCTCCGGAACG AGATCAGGAAGTAAACAGTCCACTAACCCTGCTGATAACTACCATCTGGCCCGGAGGCGAACCCTGCAAGTGGTTGTGAGCTCCCTGCTGACAGAGGCAGGGTTTGAGAGTGCTGAGAAAGCATCTgtggaaacattgacagagaTGCTGCAGAGCT ACATTTCAGAAATTGGAAGGAGTGCCAAGTCTTACTGTGAGCACACAGCCAGGACCCAGCCCACACTGTCAGATATTGTGGTCACCCTTGTCGAGATGG GTTTCAATGTGGACACTCTCCCTGCATATGCAAAACGGTCTCAGAGGATGGTCATCACTGCCC CTCCGGTGACCAATCAGCCGGTGACCCCCAAGGCCCTCACTGCAGGACAGAACCGACCCCACCCGCCACACATCCCCAGCCATTTCCCTGAGTTTCCTGACCCCCACACCTACATCAAAACTCCG ACGTACCGCGAGCCCGTGTCAGACTACCAGGTCCTGCGGGAGAAGGCTGCGTCCCAGAGACGCGATGTGGAGCGGGCACTCACCCGTTTCATGGCCAAGACAGGCGAGACCCAGAGTCTTTTCAAAGATGACGTCAGCACGTTTCCAC TGATCGCTGCCAGGCCTTTCACCATTCCCTACCTGACGGCTCTTCTTCCGTCCGAGCTGGAGATGCAGCAGATGGAGGAGACGGATTCCTCAGAGCAGGACGAGCAGACGGACACAGAGAACCTTCCTCTTCACATCAGCCCG GCACACGATTCTGCTCCTCAAAGGCATTGCTACCACTGTGTGCCATGTGGGTCCACCCGGGTGCACACGCACACCGTCCCTGGGAGCTGGAAATGA